The Tumebacillus amylolyticus genome window below encodes:
- a CDS encoding thiazolylpeptide-type bacteriocin — translation MEKFKGLEVTGLEVMDLNDAMALPETAASSGSSSSNTCSTCGSSSCCALEESM, via the coding sequence ATGGAAAAATTCAAAGGCTTGGAAGTTACCGGTCTGGAAGTTATGGACCTGAACGATGCAATGGCTCTGCCGGAAACGGCTGCATCTTCCGGTTCCTCCTCCTCCAACACCTGCTCCACCTGCGGCTCTTCCTCCTGCTGCGCTCTTGAAGAATCGATGTAA
- a CDS encoding thiazolylpeptide-type bacteriocin → MEKFKGLEVTGLEVMDLNDAMALPETAASSGSSSSDTCSTCGSSSCCSILEEAM, encoded by the coding sequence ATGGAAAAATTCAAAGGCTTGGAAGTTACTGGTCTTGAAGTCATGGACCTGAATGATGCAATGGCTCTGCCGGAAACGGCTGCATCCTCCGGTTCCTCCTCCTCCGACACCTGCTCGACCTGCGGTTCCTCCTCCTGCTGCTCGATTCTCGAAGAAGCGATGTAA
- a CDS encoding thiazolylpeptide-type bacteriocin, with protein sequence MEKFKGLEITGLEVMDLNDAMALPETAASSGSSSSNTCSTCGSSSCCAQAEM encoded by the coding sequence ATGGAAAAATTCAAAGGCTTGGAAATCACCGGTCTTGAAGTCATGGACCTGAATGATGCAATGGCTCTGCCGGAAACGGCTGCATCCTCCGGTTCCTCCTCCTCCAACACTTGCTCCACCTGTGGTTCCTCCTCCTGCTGCGCTCAAGCAGAAATGTAA
- a CDS encoding thiazolylpeptide-type bacteriocin — translation MEKFKGLEVTGLEVMDLNDAMALPETAASSGSSSSNTCSTCGSSSCCALEESM, via the coding sequence ATGGAAAAATTCAAAGGCTTGGAAGTTACCGGTTTGGAAGTCATGGACCTGAATGATGCAATGGCTCTGCCGGAAACGGCTGCATCCTCCGGTTCCTCCTCTTCCAACACTTGCTCCACCTGCGGTTCCTCCTCCTGCTGTGCTCTGGAAGAATCGATGTAA
- the uvrB gene encoding excinuclease ABC subunit UvrB, with protein sequence MERENIQFKLASEYEPRGDQPKAIAQLVEGLKSGSKHQTLLGATGTGKTFTMANVISQVNRPTLIMAHNKTLAAQLHAEFKEFFPDNAVEYFVSYYDYYQPEAYIPSSDTFIEKDAKINDEIDKLRHSATMALLERRDVIVVASVSSIYGLGSPEEYGKFVLSLRPGMEKPRDEVLRKLVDMQYERNDINFQRGTFRVRGDVVEIFPVSRSEQAVRVEFFGDEIDRITEVDTVTGEILGTRNHVSIYPASHFVTSGDNLQRAVAEIREELEAQLTALRDAGKLLEAQRLEQRTNYDIEMMLEIGFCSGIENYSRHMEGRPPGSAPHTLFDFFPEDYLLIIDESHVTIPQIGGMFNGDQARKNMLVDHGFRLPSAKDNRPMKFEEFENKVNQAIYVSATPSAYEADHSTQVVEQIIRPTGLLDPVIHVRPIKGQIDDMVGEINKRIAKDERVLVTTLTKKMAEDLTDYLKELGIKVRYLHSDIKTIERMMILRDLRLGVFDVLIGINLLREGLDLPEVSLVTILDADKEGFLRAERSLIQTIGRAARNAGGEVIMYADKMTKSMDIAIRETERRRKIQMEFNEKHGITPTTVNKKVRDVIEAVATAEKESFIIEKGVDKMSKKDREQLILKLEQEMKDAAKALQFERAAELRDIILELKAS encoded by the coding sequence ATGGAACGTGAGAACATTCAATTCAAACTGGCATCCGAATACGAACCGCGCGGGGACCAACCGAAAGCCATTGCACAACTTGTGGAAGGGCTGAAGTCCGGGAGCAAACACCAGACCTTGCTCGGTGCGACCGGTACGGGCAAGACATTCACGATGGCCAACGTCATCTCGCAAGTGAACAGACCGACCCTGATCATGGCGCACAACAAAACTCTCGCGGCGCAATTGCACGCAGAGTTCAAGGAGTTTTTCCCGGACAACGCTGTGGAGTATTTTGTTTCCTACTACGACTACTACCAACCGGAAGCGTACATCCCGTCTTCCGATACTTTTATTGAGAAGGATGCGAAGATCAACGACGAGATCGACAAACTGCGCCACAGCGCCACGATGGCCCTGTTGGAGCGCCGAGATGTCATCGTCGTGGCTTCCGTCTCTTCCATTTACGGCTTGGGTTCGCCGGAAGAGTACGGCAAATTCGTCCTGTCCTTGCGACCGGGCATGGAGAAGCCGCGCGACGAAGTGCTGCGCAAGCTCGTCGACATGCAGTACGAGCGCAACGACATCAACTTCCAACGCGGGACGTTCCGTGTGCGCGGAGACGTGGTGGAGATCTTCCCCGTGTCGCGCTCGGAGCAGGCCGTGCGCGTGGAATTTTTCGGCGACGAGATCGACCGCATCACCGAAGTGGATACCGTGACCGGCGAAATTCTCGGCACGCGCAACCACGTCTCGATCTATCCGGCGTCTCACTTTGTCACGTCCGGTGACAATTTGCAACGCGCCGTCGCAGAGATTCGCGAGGAGTTGGAAGCCCAACTGACCGCGTTGCGCGATGCCGGGAAGCTGCTGGAAGCCCAGCGGTTGGAACAGCGCACGAACTACGACATCGAGATGATGCTGGAGATCGGGTTCTGCTCCGGCATCGAGAACTACTCGCGCCACATGGAGGGTCGTCCGCCGGGCAGTGCGCCGCACACGCTGTTCGACTTTTTCCCGGAAGACTACTTGCTGATCATCGACGAGTCGCATGTCACGATCCCGCAGATCGGCGGCATGTTCAACGGGGACCAAGCGCGCAAAAACATGCTGGTCGACCACGGCTTCCGTCTGCCGTCGGCGAAAGACAACCGCCCGATGAAGTTCGAGGAGTTCGAGAACAAAGTCAACCAAGCGATCTACGTATCGGCGACACCGAGCGCCTACGAAGCGGACCACAGCACCCAAGTGGTCGAGCAGATCATCCGTCCGACAGGCTTGCTCGACCCGGTGATCCACGTGCGCCCGATCAAAGGCCAGATCGACGACATGGTCGGCGAGATCAACAAGCGCATCGCCAAAGACGAGCGCGTCCTCGTCACCACCCTCACGAAAAAAATGGCCGAGGACCTCACCGACTACCTCAAGGAATTGGGGATCAAAGTGCGCTATCTGCACTCCGATATCAAGACGATTGAGCGGATGATGATCTTGCGCGACCTGCGTCTGGGTGTATTCGACGTGCTGATCGGGATCAACTTGCTGCGCGAAGGCTTGGACTTGCCGGAAGTCTCGCTGGTCACGATCCTCGACGCCGACAAAGAGGGCTTCCTGCGTGCCGAGCGCTCGCTGATCCAGACCATCGGTCGCGCCGCGCGTAACGCAGGCGGCGAAGTCATCATGTACGCGGACAAAATGACCAAGTCGATGGACATCGCGATCCGAGAAACGGAACGCCGTCGCAAGATCCAGATGGAGTTCAACGAGAAGCACGGCATCACCCCGACCACCGTCAACAAAAAAGTCCGCGACGTCATCGAAGCGGTCGCCACCGCCGAGAAGGAATCGTTCATCATCGAAAAAGGCGTCGACAAGATGTCCAAAAAAGACCGCGAGCAACTGATCCTGAAGCTGGAACAAGAAATGAAGGACGCCGCCAAAGCGTTGCAGTTCGAACGTGCCGCCGAGTTGCGCGACATCATTTTGGAATTGAAAGCCTCGTAA
- a CDS encoding flagellar motor protein MotB — MSSRRKKNHGGAHENHERWLITYSDLITLLMIFFVIMYAMSSIDQSKFDSLSVSLNKALKASNQIQLQNMGQTGLVSRRPESNTPNQQPTKDPKAAAQQEQEQQKLDDLKKQIEKFVNDNGLAGQINVLENAKGVQITLSDAALYDSGRAELKPEAQKLLGGMSQFLSILPNEIAVEGHTDNVPMTSGRFPSNWELSSQRAINVLHFFEGTGVQHERLHAVGYADTVPLVANDSDEHRAQNRRVNLIVMRKYQMNSISPLDPEGTTQPIQQ, encoded by the coding sequence ATGTCGAGTCGGCGTAAGAAAAATCACGGCGGCGCGCACGAGAACCATGAACGCTGGCTGATCACCTATTCCGACTTGATCACCTTGCTCATGATCTTCTTCGTCATCATGTACGCCATGTCGTCCATCGACCAATCGAAGTTCGATTCGCTCTCGGTGTCGCTGAACAAAGCCCTCAAAGCGAGCAACCAAATTCAGTTGCAGAACATGGGGCAAACCGGTCTGGTCTCGCGTCGTCCGGAATCGAACACTCCGAACCAACAACCGACCAAAGACCCCAAAGCGGCGGCTCAGCAAGAACAGGAGCAGCAAAAGCTCGACGACCTCAAAAAGCAAATCGAGAAGTTCGTCAACGACAACGGCCTCGCCGGTCAGATCAACGTGCTGGAGAATGCCAAGGGTGTGCAGATTACGCTCTCCGATGCGGCGCTGTACGACTCCGGTCGTGCGGAACTCAAGCCGGAAGCGCAGAAACTGCTCGGCGGGATGTCGCAATTCTTGAGCATTCTGCCCAACGAGATCGCCGTCGAAGGTCACACCGACAACGTGCCGATGACCTCCGGACGCTTCCCGTCGAACTGGGAGTTGTCTTCGCAACGTGCGATCAACGTCCTGCATTTCTTCGAAGGCACGGGCGTTCAACATGAACGCTTGCATGCTGTCGGCTATGCGGACACCGTTCCGCTCGTGGCGAACGATTCGGACGAGCACCGTGCGCAAAACCGTCGAGTGAACTTGATCGTCATGCGCAAGTACCAGATGAACTCGATCTCGCCGCTCGACCCGGAAGGCACGACGCAACCGATCCAACAATAG
- a CDS encoding flagellar motor protein produces MDITTLLGLILGIGGLLGGFMGEGGELGALLSPTAALIVFGGTFGAVMLATPMEQLKELPKIIKVAFTYKPKDPMDTITELVSLATTARREGILALEEKIETYDDEFFKNGIRLVVDGVDPDLVRSMLETELSFIESRHEKGAQPFDQAGGFAPTMGIIGTVMGLVHVLGNLSDVNSLGPQIATAFIATLYGVASANVIYLPIGTKLKNRTKQEVLIRELMIEGILSIQAGENPNILGQKLKAFLAPKLRDPKAEVGEANVESA; encoded by the coding sequence ATGGACATTACCACACTGCTTGGTTTAATTCTCGGCATTGGGGGCCTGTTAGGCGGCTTCATGGGTGAGGGCGGGGAACTGGGTGCTCTGTTATCTCCGACCGCAGCTCTCATCGTATTCGGCGGGACGTTCGGCGCGGTCATGTTGGCCACGCCAATGGAACAGTTGAAGGAACTTCCGAAGATCATCAAGGTCGCCTTCACCTACAAACCGAAAGACCCGATGGACACGATCACCGAACTGGTGTCGCTGGCGACCACCGCCCGTCGCGAAGGGATTCTCGCGCTCGAGGAGAAGATCGAGACCTATGACGACGAATTCTTCAAAAACGGCATTCGCCTCGTCGTCGACGGCGTCGACCCGGACCTCGTGCGCAGCATGTTGGAAACCGAATTGTCGTTCATCGAATCCCGTCACGAAAAAGGCGCGCAACCGTTCGATCAAGCGGGCGGTTTCGCACCGACGATGGGGATTATCGGGACCGTAATGGGTCTCGTCCACGTACTTGGCAACCTGTCGGACGTCAACTCCCTCGGCCCGCAGATCGCAACTGCATTTATCGCTACTTTGTACGGCGTGGCCTCGGCGAACGTCATCTACCTGCCGATCGGCACCAAGTTGAAAAACCGCACCAAACAGGAAGTTCTGATCCGCGAGCTGATGATCGAAGGCATCCTGTCGATCCAAGCGGGCGAGAACCCGAACATCCTCGGACAGAAACTCAAGGCGTTCTTGGCGCCGAAACTGCGTGATCCTAAGGCAGAGGTAGGGGAAGCCAATGTCGAGTCGGCGTAA